CCTGGCCCCTACCCTCTGCCTTCTAATGAAAAGACTGTACATATTTGAGCATCTTTATGACCAGAAATTATTGATGGTTTCTCATATGAAAGGCTTGGAGcatctttaaataattttaagatgGTCATGAGAAAAATCCCAAGTGTTCAGGCTTACATagcccttattttatttttgtaattttctagACCTCTCTGTGAGGTTGAGAAAGTTTCAGCATTACATTCCTCATTGGAGTGAGGAAAAAATTGAAGTCCAGGAAAGGGAAGTATTTTGACTTCTTTGAGACTGTTTTACAGGATGGAACTTTTGTTCTATAATATTGTTCTGTTTACTCTTCAGTGATTGTGCTGTTATTTAGTTATGGCCGAATCTCACATGACTGGAGATGAGTGGGGAATACCTTGTATGTTCAGAGTCTAAACTGTACCCTacaccccctgcccccaaataaatatacacagacatataccTGCTTGCCGCTCAAACACAAAgttttctctcacacacacagtcattCAATACAGGTTGCCTACACTGTCCTCAGAGATATTGTAATAGTACTTCCGCTGATTAGAAAATATAACCACCACTGGAAGGTGTTATTAAATAATCAGTTGACTTATTTCATACAATGCTCCTATATGAAATCTTTGGGAATAATTTTTTCCTATCCATATTGCAAATTCCcaaataaaatgcatatttctCATTATGAACAATATGAATTATATAAGGggacttttttctgttttgttttgcctgCAGGAAACTCAGCTTCATATTTCCAACTAAAATTTTGAAACTGGGTAGGTGCACACATCTGCACTTTAATTGACCATTAGTATGGTTTTACTTTTTGTCTTTTGTCTACTTCTAATTTTCTCCACTTTGTACTATTAATTTATGTAAGATAACTCACATAATATTTAATGATAACATTATTTTAGAACAGACCAATGAGATTTCATATTATGACTTGCTTTTGTGGATGACGAAAAAATGGACCCTTATAAATGTTAAGAAGCTTGACCAGGGATGAGATATGACCTGCACTGTTTCCTTTATAAGCCAAAACTCAAACTCTTAACCCAGGTAGCATGTTGATCCCCACAGGAAGGCTAATGTGATGTCGACATTCTGATTGATGCATAGTTTGCTCagatggaaagtgaaagaaaatctcAGGGGAGCAAGGATGAGACAGCTAGTGGGTAACAAGCTGGAGTTTCCAAGCTCTGAACAAGAGTCTCGAAACACAAAACTGAAACAGTTCTGAAGTGCTTGGTACTGGCCAAGTACAGAATAGCAGTCCTTGAGACTCTGTTCCAGGAAAGGATAAGCATCTGGATCCGGGAatgccaggaagaaatagagctAATATTGCtttcagtcggagaaggcaatggcaccccactccagtactcttccctggaaaattccatggacggaggagcctggtaggctgcagtccatggggtcgctaagagtcagacacgactgagtgacttcactttcactttccactttcatgcattggagaaggaaatggcaacccactccagtgttcttgcctggagaatcccagggatgggggagcctggtgggctgccgtctatggggtcgcacagagtcggacacaactgaagtgacttaggaggaggaggaggattgCTTTCAGTGGAACACTATGTTCAGGACTCTGATAGCACAAGGGGAGCTAGAACAGAAGTTGAAACTCTGATGTATTGGAATCTAGACAGAACAACCCAGAGAGCAGTGCATCTCAAAATCAGTCTGTGAAATCACAACACCACAAGTGCATTCTGGAAGGATTCAGGCTCCTCTAAGGAATTAGTTTCTCATAGACTGGTCTGTGTTCCTCCTAGAACCTATTGGATTGAGAGGTGAGCCAGGAATCCCAAGACTGGCAAGTCAAAATGTAAAATGCCCTTGTGGAGAAAGGTCAGTCTTCACAGTGAAGCAAGCCTTCCTCCACCCTCCACAATTGTCGTCTTTCCAGAAGGACTTAAAGGACTtacttgtcaccctgcttctttaacttatatgcagagtacatcttgtgaaatgctgggctggatcaagcagaagctgaaatcaagatttctgggagaaataccaataacctcagatatgcagatgacaccactcttatggcagaaagcgaagaagaaccaaagagcttcttgatgaaagtgaaagaggaaagtgaaaaatctggcttaaaactcaacattcaaaaagctaagatcatggtatctagtccatcacttcatggcaaagggatggggaaacaatgacaacagtgacagactttattttggggggctccaaaatcactgtaggtagtgactgtagccatgaaattaaaagctccttggaagaaaagctatggccaacctagacagcatattaaaaagcagagacgttactttgccaacaaaggtccatctagtcaaaactatgggttttccagtagtcatgtttggatatgagagttggaccataaagaaagctgagtgctgaagaattgatgcttttgaattgtagtgttggagaagattcctgagagtcccttggactgcaaggagatccaaccagtccatcctaaaggaaatgagtcctgaatattcattggaaggactgatgctgaagctgaagctccaatactttggctacctaatgcaaagaactgacttcttggaaaagacccggatgctgggaaagattgaaagaaggaggaaaaggggacaacagagaatgagatggttggatggcatccctgacttgatagatatgagtttgtgtatgctccaggagctggtgatgaacagggaagcctggcgtgctacagtccacaccaggttgcaaggagtcagacacaactgagtgactgaactgaactgagcctgcaGGAGTCctgaaaattattatttcaacTTTGACATAGAGCTTTAATATTCCAAAGTGAAGGTTTAACTAATGATGAACCAAACTCAGGTTTTGGAAAAAACATCTGATGGCCAAAGAAGAGTATGATAATATTTTTGATGCTATAATTATGTTATTGGAAAAGGGGGATAAGGTGTGGCTAGAAGCATCTGAAAGTGAGGAATAAAAGCAAGCAGAAGTCACTATTTCTCAGGTTTCCTTAATTCATCCCTGAAACTCTAAGCCTCATATGAGTCTGCAACCTGGAAGGGAATAAAGCCAGGTTTCACTTTCTAAAATCTTGGATTTATTCCTCTCCCTCTTCTGAGAAAAAtggttgcatttttaaaaaaaggcatatCTACTCTCATTAAAACTGGGGCTTGAAAGATGTTATCAGAATCAGGAAATGAACTCAATCAACCCCATCCTTAAGACCAAGGATATTCCTGTTTACACCACCCCGACTAGAGTCCACTGGACCCCAATTCATCTGTCTTGGGAAGATGTGATGAATACATTCTCCCCACTTTCCCTATTCACATCCCATCGTTTTTCAGAGTTTTTTTGTGCCTGAAGATCTTATTCTCTGTGCGTTCTTCCGTGTAAATAATTTTCTGTAATTCACCCCATTGGCTCTCtcgggggcttccttggtggctcagtggtaaagattccacctgcagtgcaggagatgagggttcaatctctgggtcgggaagattccttggaggaggaaatgacagcgcactccagtattcttgctggggaaaatcccatgggcagaggagcctagcgggctacagtccatagtgttgcaaagagtcagacacaactgagcaactgagcatgaacacaAGGCTCTGGCAAGCCTATTTGTACTACTGAAGGGGCTGAGGCGAAACTGGAACTTTCCCCTGCCAATAATAGAGGGCTAACAAATTGTGATCATTCCTCTTCTTGAAACATGAGGATGAATTCAAATATTGTATTAGAAAAAGTGGCAATAGCTGCTGTAGCATAGTCACCTATAACTCTCAATAGCTGAACAAAGTGTTCACAAAAACTCTGCAAGGGTATTTCTGAAAAAAGAGTGAATCTCTTTTTAGTAGTAAGAGAACCAGAGTCCTTCCTTGTTGTGGATGGGGATCTTCTTCAGCATGTGCTTCCAGGTTCTGCACATTCAAAGtggcagaggaggaaagaagatgGATGGGAGTACATGGGAGAAATCTGTGGCGAAGTCTTCAAAGTGACTCCCATTACGAGTGCCAATACTGGAAGCCAGTTGCATGGTCCCTACTAACTGCAAGATGAAGAGGATTTCCATATGAAACCAAGATGAAGGAGAAGCAGTTTGGGGGAACAGGTAGCCAGTCTCTGATATAGAGATTTACATCTATccatatgtatagatatattctgtatgtatatctatatttGCCTTAGTAGCATGTCAAAGCCAACATATGTTAAGAAAGACACAAGGCTGAGTTTAGAGGTAAGAGAAGTAAAAAGGGAAATTAAGACACAGGAGCTGCTTTTTCCCTACAGAAGTTATTTTCCAATATGTTCATATAGGAGCCGCCACTTAAATGCTTTATGAGACAATGAAGACACAAGTAATGTCCCAGAACTATCCAAGATGGGGAGTCTTGTGAAAAACCCTCCAGTGACTAAGCTCCCCAATGATTAGATCAGGATAAGAAAGAAACAACTAAATTTCCAACTTTTTCCAACTACCGAAGAGTGTCAAGAGAATATTGCCTTGGTGGATCTATCTTATTAAAGTCCTGGTTGGCTGTTCCATTCCCCCAACAATCTTTAAAATTTCTGGCTAGTTCATTGTTTGCTCTAACTATTATCAAGATGTCAGACTAGCTGTGGTGTTGGCTTTCCCTGATCTTTGGATGCTCATAACACTATTTTGACAATGGCCTGGGCGTGGGCTTTTCCACCTACTGCTCAAAATAAAGTCATCCCCTCTCCTACCAGTCCTCCTAGCCCTCCCCACTCCAGCAGAACTTCAGGCCCAGAGTTAGGAGTTAGATGGAAGCAGCCTCCGATAAAGAAGCCATAGACTACCACTGTTCTTAATGAGGTTCAttgaactttttaaataaatatttcttagttTTTTGTGTACTTTGATCATTTCCCAAAGTTGCAATTTTTGTGTGTGGCAATTTTGCCccgttttatttttgctttttaaagagaAGATTGTCAggctctttcctcagctatttccAATGTCTCATTCtcaattaattatatttttattaacttaGGTTCACTTTGGCAAGCACAGAGTGCCTGGTTGGCACACACAAGGATGTCAGTAGATTGATTATTATAGAAAAGCAAAATGTTCTCAGAAAATATAGATAGTAAGGGACACAAGCGGAAGAAAAATCTCCTGGGCTCTAAAGTAGGAGAAAAGTGTTTATTATTCTATATTtagctccagttttatccactaAATCACTTCCTGCCCTGGGCTAGTATCACAGTCTATAAAATTATGGATTTAGACTAGAGGAAATGGGATAATAGTCCATCTCTCATATTTCTGTTATCCTGGAAGAGTCAGAGATGGGTTCATCTCTAACAAACAAAGTTCATCAGCTTAATAGTCCCAGGCTTGGCCATCACAAGAAGAGATGACTTCCAGATATGGGTGGACAGAAATATTTCACTTTGAATGTCAATTTGTGAGCTTTCCTGGCATATTTAAATGTTTGACTGATCTGGTTAAAAATTAACTTTGACTTCAGCTTCAGGAGACCAGAAAATCAAATACTGAGAAAAAAACAATCTATTAAGTCATCTACCATAAACTTTCAAAAACAAGCAGGTGATCAAGTTATAGGACAGGTGAGGAGGTGGTCAACGAAAGCGCTTCAATGcctgggggaaggagaagagtcGGGTCCATGAACATTGCAGGTAAGTTTTCTTATTAATATCTACAGTAATTAAATTAACCCATTGCACTGGTAGATAGCACTTTCTAAAGCACTTTAGTCTCCCAGCATgtgatttatattattttttaaaaattagaacatcTCTGGAAGGCAGCTGCCTATAATGCTGGacaaaaataaagacactttTTCAAATTTGCCAATTGGATATTGCAAAGGGAGTATAAGGAATAGAAGCTAACGGGGGACAAGGCAAGACCTTTGCTTTCATTATGAAATCAATATCAAATCATTCAAATTGAAACAAGGTCATTATGACATAAATCAGGGATCTCCAACCCCCGGGCCATGGACCAGGGGTAGAAGGTTCAATGTGTCATAAAGGGGACAATATAACAAGTGCATTAATAGGAGCAAGTATAATGCAAGCATATTGATCTTATCAGCTTGATACTTCAATGTGGAATGAAGGCTACTGCACTAAGTAGAAGGTTTAGGGTAGTGGGAAGTAGTAGTTGGCTGATTCAGTCTTTGGTATTTGTCGATTCATTCACCAACAAACAGCTACTCCTTATGTATCTTCTGGTGAGATTACTCTCACCAATTGTTTAAAGATCACTGCTAAACAGATGGCAGGAGGCTCTGAGTCCATGAGAGGTTTGCATAAGATTGAAGAGCAGCATTATTTCATATAGCATAAattagaagattttttttaaaatttcattgtgTTCAATGTGAAAGTATCTCAGTTCAAAGTGCTTCCTGATATTGTCTGGATAAATCACAGCATTGGTGCATGTAGTACTTCATGGAACTAAAGATCGAAATAATATCAGTTTCTTGGAATGGCAAAACCATCCAGCCAGTTGACAAAATTTGTAGCACAATATCTTTAAGAGAGTCTGATCCATTTCCCAACCTATCTGAaacttcattgatttttcttctgATCCAGGTTTCTGGATTTTAGCTCAGTTTGTCCTCTTACTTGTGGCCAATGTCAAGTCTTCAGCAGACTCTGAGCTGTGTGGACCTCGTGGAGCCCGAGGACCTCCGGGACTCAGTGGTCTTCCAGGGCCACCTGGTTATACaggtaaaaaaaatttaatggctCTCTTAGCCTCCAGAGTGTCTCTTTGGTTTCAGTGTTCATAGATTCAGTGAAATCTTCCAGGTGATCTGATGAGAATATTGATCATTGAGATAAGTCATTTTTTGATAACGAATGACTATGGCCTCTTTTTCTCAATTCTGTAGAATCCTAAGATTCATCTACTAAGACAGCCTCCAACtcccaagaaatctgtatgctcaAACAGCTGTTCAGACACACTGGGTGTGCAGTGCAAGTTGAGACATAGGAATACAGCCCCATCTCTAGAAGTGTAGAGCACTTATGTTGGCATCACATGGGGCAGGTGTAAGCTGAGATTCGTCCAGTGATACCACAGGCATATGAAACAGCAGATACTTTGACATCCTGTTCCCTTGTCATCTGCTGAGAAGTACATTTGGTTAAGCTCCCATGGAGATCCCATCCGCTTTGAAGACTTGTATTCAACTTCTAAAGCAATGGTTTTGAAATCTGGTTGAGCATCAGAATCACTCCCAGACTTGTTAAACATGTAGGTTCCTAGTCTCCATCCTCAGAGAGTCCTCTAGAAGCCTGCAGTGTAGACTAGCCCTGAGTGACTGGGGGActctggttggatggcattccaTAGCTGTTCTGATAAACAGGCATGTTTGGATACCTCTGTTCAGAATTTCCATTTAGTCCTGCCATAGTGTGATCCTTAGATTTATCTGGGTAACTTCCAATAATGATCCTTAATACTCAGCCTTATAGTAAAGAAAAGACATGGCAGAACATGTCTAAAGATCCATTCATATACTTATTCATTCAATTACTCACGTACTGAACATATTTTGAGTGCTAATTTTATAAATGATGCTGAGTATGACATTTAGGAAGAAACTTAAGTACGACTCTTGTTCCCAGTTTGGATGAGGCCGTCACTTAAGGGGAGGATTATAATTCTTTGTGGTAATTCTTTATAACTATGGGAACAATGAATACCAGATGTGGTACAAGGAGACAGAACTTTTCCAAATCTAGAGGAGAGAGGCGAGCCTTCTGGAAGCAGTGATGCTTGAGCTAGGCTCTGACCAGTGAGAAGAAAGTAGTTGGAAGGGCAAGAAGCATAGAAAGGAGAAGTAATTCATTTACTATGCAAAACACAAAACCTTAAATGAtatcattctattttctgtttattttggaaTCTAGGACCCATAGGTATGCCAGGACTaacagggagacctgggcttCCTGGACTGGTTGAGAAGTGCCCACCCCTGCCTCAGTCTGCCTTTTCCGTCAAGCTGAGTGGGCCTTTCCCAGGACCCTCCCAGCCCATTGTCTTCCAGGAAGTTCTGTACAACCATCAGGGCCACTTCGACCCCGCCACTGGTGTGTTCAACTGCAGCGTCCCTGGTGTGTACCACTTTGGCTTTGACATTGAGTTGTTTCAGAGTGCTGTCAAGGTGGGTCTAATGCGGAATGGCATCCAGATCCGGGACAAGCGAGCAGAAGCTGGGGATAGCCACGAGCAGGCTTCTGGAAGTTCCGTCTTGGAGCTGGAGAAAGGGGACAGGGTCTGGCTGGAGTCTAAGCTGGacagagaagaatctgaaaaaggaactACTCACGCTGTGTTTTATGGGTTTTTGCTCAATGGAAATTAAGACAGCTAGGGGTAACTGCATGATTCTCTCCCTCAAGTAACTctgaatttaagaaaagaagcTTCCTACATCCCAAATGTTTCATCTAGAACTGTTAAATGATGAACAAATCACTAAAACAGTAATGGCCAACTTGGACAAAATGAATGTACTACCAATTGCTGAGACCAATAAAGATGCATGGTTCatcaatttatcaatattttcttgTGATTCCCAAATTTCAAGATCCTGGGTGGCACAAAGTGGGTGAAAAAACAAAGTGAGGTAGGAGGCTGGCCAGCCAGGTTGCTGTTAAACACACCAGGAAAACCCCCATTCAGCTCGTGTTTTGCttacccccacccctcctccctgg
This window of the Bos taurus isolate L1 Dominette 01449 registration number 42190680 breed Hereford chromosome 5, ARS-UCD2.0, whole genome shotgun sequence genome carries:
- the LOC511240 gene encoding protein HP-25 homolog 1 precursor, which codes for MPGGRRRVGSMNIAGFWILAQFVLLLVANVKSSADSELCGPRGARGPPGLSGLPGPPGYTGPIGMPGLTGRPGLPGLVEKCPPLPQSAFSVKLSGPFPGPSQPIVFQEVLYNHQGHFDPATGVFNCSVPGVYHFGFDIELFQSAVKVGLMRNGIQIRDKRAEAGDSHEQASGSSVLELEKGDRVWLESKLDREESEKGTTHAVFYGFLLNGN